The Vespa velutina chromosome 4, iVesVel2.1, whole genome shotgun sequence genome has a window encoding:
- the LOC124948403 gene encoding myosin heavy chain 95F isoform X2: MENQQVWVRDPQEGFIIGKFTDMLDGDALILPLDLKYPQRTCPLDEVYPAGEYTKDVEDNCALMYLNEATLLNNIRTRYFKDRIYTYVANILIAVNPYCQVKNLYSPETIKTYKGKSLGETPPHVFAIADKAFRDMKVLKQSQSIIVSGESGAGKTESTKYLLRYLCDLWGSTAGPIEQKILDANPVLEAFGNAKTKRNNNSSRFGKFMEVHFDAKCQVVGGYISHYLLEKSRVCLQSPDERNYHVFYMMCAGAPPELRSKLGITKPDDFHYLKNGSTQYFCSPESEKKLNDAQKSSEQMKKGSLSDPYLDDVEGFNAIDQALTRLGLTDAERMEIYTMVAAVLHLGNITFEDNPEDTKGGSRINPNSEKAVLMSAKLLGVDPEELRQALVSKVMQTSRGGIKGTVIMVPLKVYEANNARDALAKAIYSKLFDHIVARINKSIPFKASSYYIGVLDIAGFEYFKVNSFEQFCINYCNEKLQQFFNERILKYEQDLYARESLNVPKISYVDNQDCIDLIESKSNGIFRMLDEESKLPTHSFAHFTSEVHRSWNGHFRITLPRSSRLKAHRELRDDEGFVIRHYAGGVCYQTNQFIEKNNDALHASLEALIQESNNNFLRTQFANNSSQKGKLTFISVGSKFKTQLGELMGKLKSNGTNFIRCIKPNNDMVAHQFDGNSILGQLRCSGMTSVLELMEHGYPSRVTFQELYNMYKSYLPPELAKLDPRFFCEALLHSLKLNKKDFKFGITRVFFKPGKFAEFDKIMKSDPENLQKLVANVKKWLLRSRWNKMQFCALSVIKLKNKIIYRRYHLIILQKTARMFIAKKQHRPRIKGLVKIKNLQSQLIKIQDISNQLKNRDKCIADINQLQSDLESSIRRIKEDSKIKAAEIDTIYTNLVNQMNKQMASLQDTVKQEKIAEEQARLKKIQQELELEKNKKEEEERKKKEDEDNRKKKLGMEVRRKAEEQQRKMQEFEDRKAVADIQAQLEKEAIEKCRYRELLEQERRDHELAVRLAQESNGQVEDSPPPVRNGSDVRVPSTNNNRLIRSEQVRNHQAAMINKKYDLSKWKYSELRDAINTSCDIELLEACRHEFHRRLKVYHAWKARNRRKTIMDENERAPKSIMEAAARTPRTSLKQTIVDSSQRYFRIPFVRPPASNQQDNSHTVKRGWWYAHFDGQYVARQMELHPDKPPILLLAGVDDMQMCELSLEETGLTRKRGAEILEHEFNREWERHGGKPYILACDRKK, from the exons atggagaaTCAGCAGGTATGGGTCCGCGACCCACAGGAAGGCTTCATCATTGGAAAGTTCACGGACATGTTGGATGGGGATGCATTGATCTTGCCACTCGATTTGAAATATCCACAACGCACTTGTCCTCTCGACGAGGTCTATCCTGCCGGAGAATACACCAAAGATGTTGAAGATAATT GTGCATTGATGTACCTTAATGAGGCCACTCTGCTAAACAATATACGTACTCGTTATTTCAAGGACAGGATATAT ACGTATGTAGCTAATATCTTGATAGCTGTTAATCCTTATTGTCAAGTTAAGAATCTTTATTCGCCAGAGACCATAAAAACTTACAAAGGGAAATCTTTAGGCGAAACACCACCACATGTTTTTGCAAttg CTGACAAAGCATTCAGGGATATGAAAGTACTGAAACAATCACAAAGTATTATTGTTTCGGGTGAATCTGGAGCTGGTAAAACTGAATCAACGAAGTATCTTCTTAGATATCTTTGTGATCTTTGGGGATCTACTGCTGGACCGATCGAGCAAAAAATTCTTGATG ccAATCCCGTGTTAGAAGCTTTTGGAAAcgcaaaaacgaaaagaaacaataatagtTCTCGATTTGGTAAATTCATGGAAGTGCATTTCGATGCGAAATGCCAAGTGGTTGGTGGTTATATATCCCATTATTTGTTAGAAAAATCAAGAGTATGTTTGCAAAGTCCGGATGAGAGAAATTATCACGTTTTCTATATGATGTGTGCCGGTGCTCCGCCCGAGTTACGTTCGAAATTAGGTATTACCAAGCCGGATGATTTTCATTATCTGAAGAATGGTTCCACGCAATACTTTTGTAGTCCAGAGTCTGAGAAGAAATTAAACGATGCACAAAAAAGTTctgaacaaatgaaaaaaggaagtcTTTCCGATCCATACTTGGATGACGTTGAAGGATTCAATGCAATAGATCAG gCATTAACTCGTCTTGGATTGACGGATGCCGAACGAATGGAAATTTATACGATGGTAGCGGCAGTACTCCATCTTGGTAACATTACTTTCGAAGATAATCCTGAAGATACAAAAGGTGGTTCAAGAATAAACCCAAATTCTGAGAAGGCTGTTCTTATGAGTGCTAAATTATTAGGGGTTGATCCTGAAGAACTTAGACAAGCATTGGTATCAAAGGTCATGCAAACTAGTCGAGGTGGTATCAAAGGAACTGTCATTAT GGTGCCTTTGAAAGTTTATGAAGCTAATAACGCTAGAGATGCTTTAGCAAAAGCAATTTATAGCAAATTATTCGATCATATTGTTGCTAGAATCAACAAAAGTATTCCTTTCAAGGCGTCGAGTTATTACATTGGTGTTTTGGATATCGCAGGATTtg agTATTTCAAAGTTAATAGTTTCGAACAGTTCTGTATTAATTACTGTAACGAGAAGTTGCAACAATTTTTCAACGAACGCATTTTGAAGTATGAACAGGATCTTTATGCTAGAGAATCTTTGAACGTTCCTAAAATTTCCTATGTAGACAACCAAGATTGTATAG ATCTCATTGAATCCAAAAGCAATGGTATCTTTAGAATGTTAGACGAAGAATCTAAGTTACCTACTCATAGCTTTGCACATTTTACAAGCGAAGTACATCGTTCTTGGAACGGACATTTCCGTATCACTTTACCACGAAGTTCTCGTTTAAAGGCGCACAGGGAATTAAGAGATGACGAAGGATTTGTAATCCGTCATTATGCTGGTGGTGTTTGTTATCAAACg AATCAATTTATCGAGAAAAACAATGATGCACTACATGCCTCCTTAGAAGCATTGATACAAGaaagcaataataattttcttagaaCGCAATTTGCCAATAATTCTTcccaaaaaggaaaattaacgTTCATTAGCGTCGGTAGTAAATTTAAAACGCAATTGGGTGAACTCATGGGTAAATTAAAGAGTAAC GGcacaaattttattcgatgcaTAAAACCTAATAATGACATGGTTGCACATCAATTTGACGGGAACAGCATTTTAGGTCAATTGCGTTGTTCGGGAATGACGTCTGTATTAGAATTGATGGAACACGGTTATCCCAGTAGAGTTACCTTTCAAGaattatacaatatgtataaatcTTATTTACCTCCAGAATTGGCAAAATTAGATCCAAGATTTTTTTGCGAAGCTTTACTTCATAGTTTgaaattgaacaaaaaagatttcaaattcGGTATAACACGAGTTTTCTTTAAACCTGGCAAATTTGCTGAATTTGATAAGATCATGAAATCAGATCCAGAGAATTTGCAAAAATTAGTTGCTAACGTGAAGAAATGGTTACTTAGATCAAGATGGAATAAAATGCAATTCTGTGCTTTATcggtaattaaattaaagaacaAGATTATATATCGTAGATATCATTTGATAATTCTTCAAAAAACAGCGAGAATGTTCATAGCGAAGAAACAACATCGTCCGCGAATAAAGGGTTTAGTTAAGATAAAGAATCTTCAATcccaattaataaaaatccagGATATATCGAATCAATTAAAGAATCGTGATAAATGCATTGCTGATATCAATCAATTGCAATCGGATTTAGAAAGTTCTATTCGCCGTATTAAAGAAGATTCTAAAATAAAAGCAGCGGAAATAGATACGATTTACACAAATTTGGTAAATCAGATGAATAAGCAAATGGCATCCTTGCAAGATACGGTTAAGCAAGAGAAAATAGCGGAGGAACAAGcacgattgaaaaaaatacaacaagAATTAGAACTTgagaagaacaagaaggaggaggaagaacgtaaaaagaaggaggacgaagataatcgtaagaaaaaattgGGAATGGAGGTTAGAAGAAAAGCCGAAGAGCAACAGAGGAAGATGCAAGAATTTGAAGATCGAAAAGCTGTTGCAGACATTCAG GCGCAATTAGAAAAGGAAGCTATCGAGAAATGTCGCTATCGTGAATTATTGGAACAAGAAAGACGTGATCATGAATTGGCTGTACGATTAGCTCAAGAATCGAATGGACAAGTGGAAGATTCACCACCACCTGTTCGAAA TGGTTCGGATGTACGAGTACCATCAACGAACAACAACAGGCTTATAAG GTCGGAACAAGTTCGCAATCATCAAGCAGCtatgatcaataaaaaatatgacttATCAAAATGGAAGTACTCTGAATTGCGTGATGCTATTAATACTTCTTGCGATATTGAATTATTGGAG GCTTGTCGTCACGAGTTCCATCGTAGATTGAAGGTATATCATGCTTGGAAAGCAAGAAACCGTAGGAAAACTATTAtggatgaaaatgaaagggCCCCAAAATCCATCATGGAAGCtg CTGCTAGAACTCCACGAACGTCATTGAAGCAAACGATAGTTGATTCTTCACAAAGATATTTTCGAATTCCATTCGTTCGTCCCCCTGCTTCGAATCAACAAGATAATTCTCATACCGTTAAAAGAGGTTGGTGGTATGCCCATTTTGATGGTCAATACGTAGCAAGACAAATGGAACTTCATCCAGACAAACCACCAATACTTCTTTTAGCCG GAGTCGACGATATGCAAATGTGCGAGTTGAGCCTTGAGGAAACTGGTTTAACGCGCAAACGCGGTGCAGAAATTTTAGAGCATGAATTCAATCGTGAATGGGAACGCCATGGTGGCAAACCTTACATTTTAGCATGCGATcgtaaaaaatga